CCGCGTCGAGCGCCAGTCCGAATTCGTCGTCATAGCCCAGTCGCTCGATCGCCCGCAACTCGGCGTCGAGCGCGTCGTGTGCGTCGTCCATCGGCGGCGTATACCCTCCCTCGTCGCCGACGTTGAGCGACGAGGCGCCCCATTCGTCCTTGAGAAGGTCGCCGAGTTCGTAATACACCTCGGCGCTCTTTCGGAGTGCGCTCTCGAAGGAGTTGGTCCCGATCGGGACGACTTGGTGCTCCTGGAAGTCGAGGCCGCTCTCGGCGAGCTCTCCGCCCTCGATCATATCGAAAAAAGGGATGGGAAGAAGCGATGCGTCTACGCCGCCCACGTACCGGTACAGTGGCAGTCCGACGCTGGCCGCGCCCGCCTGCAGCGTCGCGAGTGAGACGCCGGTCAGCGCATTGGCGCCAAGGTTCGAGCGGTCATCGGTCCCGTCAAGTGTGACGAGCCGCTCGTCGACCGTCCGCTGGCGGGTGACGGAGAGCCCCGAGAGTTCGGGTGCGATCACCTCGGTCACGTTTCGGACCGCACGGCTAACGCCCTGTCCTCGGTAGCGCTCGCCGCCGTCGCGCACCTCGACTGCCTCGTTCGCCCCCCTGGATCTGCCATGGGGAACGTCCGCCCGCCCCACAGACCCGCCGCTGGTCACGACCTCTACCCGAAGCGTCGGCTCCAGACGTCCGTCGAGGATCTCGCGCGCGTCGACCGCCTCGATCGTCTCTCCAGCCATGCCACGACCTCTCGATCCGACGTGTTAAAGTCTCCGTGCGAGGATCACGCAAAGATCCATCAGGTTCGTGTGCGTCGGCCCTGTCCGGATCGCGTCCCCGACGTGGTCGAGGACGACCGTCGAGTCGTGGTTCTTCAACCCCTCTTGGACGGGGCGGCCATGGGCTTCGGCCCGGGCAACAGTCTCGCCGTCGACAATACCGCCCGCGACGTCTGTCGGACCGTCGGTCCCATCGGTCCCGATAAACGCACCGACAACCCCTTCGAGGCCGTCGATCCCCCGGGCGAACCCAAGCGCCGTCTCCTGGTTCGGGCCGCCCAATCCCGCCGGCTCGGAGACGGAGACCGTTGTCTCGCCCCCCGAGACGAGCGCGCAAGGGGGTGCGACCGGCCGTCTGTGCGTCGCCGCTTCCCTCGCGATGCCGGCGAGCACGCGCCCGACCGCCCGGCTCTCGCCCTCGATCGTCGTTGAGAGTAAAAGCGGCTCGTACCCCAGCGTCCGCGCGCACTCGACGGCCGCCTCGCAGACATCCACCGCGGTGGCCAGCGTCACGTTATCAACCACGTCGACCGGTCCGATCTCCGGCGTCTTTGCTTTCGCGAGGGCCTGCCGAACGTCGCGGGGGACCGCGTCCAAGAGATCTAGGCCGTTGAGCACCTCGACAGCCTCGGCCGGGTCGACCTCGTCGACGACGGTCGGTCCCCACGGCTCGCCAGCGACCTCGTCGACGACGATCAGTCCGACACCCGTAGCCGGCGCGATCCGTTCAGCGAGCCGCCCCCCCTTCACCTGGGAGAGACACTTCCGCACCGCGTTCACCTCTTCGATTGGTGCCCCTGACCGGAGGAGCAGGTCGGTCGTCGTCCGGAGGTCTGAGAGGGTGACGTCGTCCGGCGCGGCCAGGAGCGAAGAGGCGCCGCCGGTGATGCAGACGAAGATGAGGTCGCCGTCCTCGGCCCCGGTGGCGACGTCAAAGACGGCGTCGGCCGCGCGGACGCTCGCCTCCGTGGGCAGGGGGTGGCCTGCCTCGAGCACCCGGACGCGATCGCTCTCCTCGGCGCCGCCGGCCTTCTCGACGGCGAGCGATTCGATTACGTCCGCGGCCCCCTCAAGCAGGTCGACGACCGCCTCGACCAGCGCTTGCGAGCCCTTGCCTGCGCCGACGACGAACACACGCTCGACATTGGCGATATCGTACTCGACACCGCCGATCGTGAAGATGCCCTCGGTGGGTCTCTCCACCTCCCGATCGAGAAGCCGATGCGGGTGGACGGCGGCGATGGCATCTTCTATCACGTCGAGGGCTGCGCGACGGAGGTCCGCTTCGGGGCCGTCGATGAGGTCCTCTCGGTTTCGGATCGTCCCGTTCGCGGTATCGGCCTCTCCCGGTCGGTCGGCGGTCACGGCGACAGTCCGAGCGCGCGCGCAGGGTTCTCCGCGACGAGGGTCCAAAGGTCCTCCTCGGACACGCCCGCCTCGCGCACACCGCGGGCGAACTCGCGGAACCCCTCGATCGGGGGATTGTCCCGCTGGCCGAGGTCCGTCGCCAGGAGACACGACTCGACACCGATCTTGTTGACCGCGTCAGCGACCCGTTCGACAGTGTGCCCTTCGGTGCTCCGTACGGAGTACGCACAGTACTCCAGGATCGCACCCATCTCCGCGAGCCGCCGCTGCTCGTCGACAGAGAGGTTGACGACGCGGAAAAACGGGTGGTTGACGATGACACGGACGCCCGCGTCTGCGCACGCGGCGACGACGGCCTCCGTCTCCGCCGCGCTCGCATGGCCAGTTCCCAGCGTCGCGTCGTAGGACCCCACGAAGTCAATGATCTCGGCTACGCGCTCTGTCACCTCTCCGTTGCGCGCGACAGTAAGCTCCTCGCTCGGTCCCGGGATCCGCTGACCGACGAAGCGGGACGTGCCCGCCTCGCGCCACTGACGGGCGTGATTCGCGCTCCACGCGGTCGGCAGCCAGACCACTTTCGCCCCGAGCTTCAGGGCAGTCTCCGCCGCATCGATGTTGAGGCCGCCGACGGCGCCATTCAACGCGATTCCGCCGTGGAGTACCTCCTCACCGACCGCGTCGTTCACGAGGTCGACACGGCCGACGGTCGGGACGACGTGGCTCTTCACGACCACTCCTTGCATGCCCGCATCGACGGCCGCCCTCGCCAGTTCGAGGTCCGTCAGGTTCCGCTCGATGAGGTCGGGAGCGGTGTGTACGTGGATGTCTATTGCGTCTGCGAGAATGTCCGTCATCTGTGCGCCTCCGCGGAGATTCCGATCGTCCGTGTCTCGGTGAGCGTTGTCATCATCCGTCTGTCTCCAGCGCGCTCGTCGCGAGGGCAACACCCCGCGAGCCGTCAAGCGCGTTTCACTCTCCGTAATCCTTTTTACATCATAAAATGCTGCTACTGTCACATATGGGAGATCTTCACAAGTATTCGCATGAGACGTTCACGGTAGTGGCGGTCCAAGCGTCGCCCGGTTACCTCGACAGGGAGGCGTTCGTGGAGAAGACGTGTTGACTAGTCCGGAAGGCAGCCGGTAACGGCGCCAAGGTGATCGGCTTCCCGGAGACGTACATCCCGGTTATCCATACTGGAACTGGGTGAACACCCCGATCGACGACTACGACTGGTACAAGCGGTATACCGTGGACAGTCAGTGGGTGTGCCTGGTCCGCCGACCGACCGCCTCTGCGTGGTCGCCGATCAGGAGAACATCTACCTCGTGATCGGCGTCTGTGAGCGCGGCCCGGCGACGACCGGGACACTCTACAACACACATCTCGTCATCAGCGACGAGGGCGAGCTGCTCGGCAAGCACCGGAAGATCATCCCTACCCACGCCGAGAAGCTCTCGTGGGGCCGCGGCGACGGCTCCTCGATCCGGACCTACGACACGCCGTACAGAACAGCTCGGCACCCTCGCCTGCGGGGAGAGCACAAACTCTCTGGCCCGCTACGCGTTCATGGCGCAGTGCTAGCAGCTACACGTCTCCAACTATCCGGCGTTCCACTTCAACCAGGAGTACGACATTGCGGTGGCGACGAAGATCCGGTCGCACACGCACGCCTTCGAGGAGAAGCTCTTCAACATCGTCTCGATCGAGTACTTCGACGAGGTTTGCGAGACCGACCGGGCCGAAGAGTTGCTCGGCGGGAAGAACCAGGGGTACTTCACCGCGGTCGTGGGCCCGACGGACGAGATTCTGGCCGGACCGCTCGACGACAAAAAGGGCATCGTCTACGCCGAGTTCGACCTTGAATCGACGATCAAGCAGAAGCTGATGCACGACGTCATCGGCCAGTACAATCGATTCGACATTTTCAAGTTCGGCGTGAACCGCAACCGGCTGAAGCCCCTCCACGAGCGAGGAGAACGAGAGGTGCCCGGCCTAGAGGCAACGGACGGTCGCCAGCGCGAGTCCCAACGGGACGAGGAACCGGTGGAAGCAGAGCCAAACTTCCCCTGATGAGCCCAACCGACTATGGGTACGGACCTCGCGCCCGCAAGCGCGAGAACTACCCAGTAACCCAGACGTGGACGCGAGCGCAGCGAACACGACATCGAAGACGGATGATGCCCAACCCCTTCCATGATGTTCGATAGCGACGCCGTGAACTGCCTCTGGATCAAGCCTCGGGACACTCTTGCTGTATTCTCTGTAGAGATTCTCACCATCGACTCGTACCGATGCTCGAAGACTGACTCTGACCGTCACACGTCGGGAAACCTCGCTGAACGGCCGGCCAATCCCAGACGCTAGATCCGGCGATCCCGCGTATCCGGCGGCTCGACGTGTCTGAGGGTGACTCAGTCTGTCAGTACCTCCGTCTATTTCCCGGAAACTCGGAATC
The genomic region above belongs to Halalkalicoccus sp. NIPERK01 and contains:
- the eno gene encoding phosphopyruvate hydratase, giving the protein MAGETIEAVDAREILDGRLEPTLRVEVVTSGGSVGRADVPHGRSRGANEAVEVRDGGERYRGQGVSRAVRNVTEVIAPELSGLSVTRQRTVDERLVTLDGTDDRSNLGANALTGVSLATLQAGAASVGLPLYRYVGGVDASLLPIPFFDMIEGGELAESGLDFQEHQVVPIGTNSFESALRKSAEVYYELGDLLKDEWGASSLNVGDEGGYTPPMDDAHDALDAELRAIERLGYDDEFGLALDAAATHLYDLESETYQYGGEDLTWDELFDVYGELAETFPIVSIEDPLYEEDLSGFARLADRLDVQIVGDDLFATDPARVARAVDLGAANALLLKVNQVGTVSEAMDAMAAAVDAGYGVQVSERSGQTPDSWLAELTVGLGAGQIKTGVTRSERVEQYNRLLEIEAELGGAASYPAWSAVRGGR
- a CDS encoding DUF4147 domain-containing protein; amino-acid sequence: MTADRPGEADTANGTIRNREDLIDGPEADLRRAALDVIEDAIAAVHPHRLLDREVERPTEGIFTIGGVEYDIANVERVFVVGAGKGSQALVEAVVDLLEGAADVIESLAVEKAGGAEESDRVRVLEAGHPLPTEASVRAADAVFDVATGAEDGDLIFVCITGGASSLLAAPDDVTLSDLRTTTDLLLRSGAPIEEVNAVRKCLSQVKGGRLAERIAPATGVGLIVVDEVAGEPWGPTVVDEVDPAEAVEVLNGLDLLDAVPRDVRQALAKAKTPEIGPVDVVDNVTLATAVDVCEAAVECARTLGYEPLLLSTTIEGESRAVGRVLAGIAREAATHRRPVAPPCALVSGGETTVSVSEPAGLGGPNQETALGFARGIDGLEGVVGAFIGTDGTDGPTDVAGGIVDGETVARAEAHGRPVQEGLKNHDSTVVLDHVGDAIRTGPTHTNLMDLCVILARRL
- a CDS encoding DUF6282 family protein; translated protein: MTDILADAIDIHVHTAPDLIERNLTDLELARAAVDAGMQGVVVKSHVVPTVGRVDLVNDAVGEEVLHGGIALNGAVGGLNIDAAETALKLGAKVVWLPTAWSANHARQWREAGTSRFVGQRIPGPSEELTVARNGEVTERVAEIIDFVGSYDATLGTGHASAAETEAVVAACADAGVRVIVNHPFFRVVNLSVDEQRRLAEMGAILEYCAYSVRSTEGHTVERVADAVNKIGVESCLLATDLGQRDNPPIEGFREFARGVREAGVSEEDLWTLVAENPARALGLSP